TGACACTCTGGCACCCCCACTATAACCTGGATGAAAGGGGACCTAAGTTTTGTGTTTGTCTGAATCAGAAATTTGATATTTGGATTTTGACTTTGCTGCTCAAGTAAAAATGTTCActgttgtgtgtgtttgcttcaATTAGGGGATGAACCACCGGATGAGGGGAAGTTTAACTGCCATCAAGACTAGAGCCCCACAACTTGGAGgtaaggaaacaaaaaaaaaaaacaacatattgatACTTCAAGATTTCCTTCTTATAATGTAGAACTCTTGACTTTTATCAGGTTAACAACATACTCTTTGCAATTTTAATATAAATTGTCTGTGGAAACTTCTTGATTACAGTGGGAGAGTACTTGCAATTTTTCTGATGCAGCCCGTTTGAATTCTTTGTGTGTTTGCAGGTAGCTTTGCAGTGTGGGGAGGCCTCTTTTCCATGATCGATTGTGGTTTAGTAAAAGTTCGAGGGAAGGAGGACCCCTGGAATTCAATAACAAGTGGGGCCATGACTGGAGCCATCCTCGCTGCAAGAAGTGAGTACATCAGTGGAAACTGGTATTTAATGTCCAGTCCTCAGTGCAGCCTCAGTTCCTGTCGGGAGCATTTCAGAAGCAGATCTCTTCCGAGTTTTGCCTGTTGTGAGATCCACAAAGTTTTGTAGTCATGTGAGAATGTTGCTATGATCTGCTTGTTTTAAGGATTACTTGTCACCATAACATGTTAATTTCAACTACTTAAATTTAAATTAACTTCTTGATCATTTTAGAAGTAGAAAAGCATATTTAACACTCATGGTTGAAATCTTTTCTGAAATAGTTTTCTCACTGTCTCTGACAGTTTAAAGTATTACGAGTCGGATTCtgcttgtggtttttttgttttgttttttttggaacCAACTGAATCAACCGGTTTCTCTCCACCATTTTtgtttctgacttcctgccttCTGAGTCGGTTGTGTGTAATTTGGGGCACCCAGATACACTGCTTATTGATTACAGTGGTTAAGATCCACAGTGGCTGATGTTACAGATTTCATTTGTTGCCATCATTTCCAGCAATCCTCTTTCTGTGCATTTCAACGAGGCTCTTCATGCAGAATCTGTAATTGACACGAGTTTGCAAAGATCTCCTTTTCCACTTTCCTATTGAGTATAATTGCCCTGTTAGAGATATAGCGAAGAACAGTGGGAGATGTTTAGCACACTACATTGTCTGTGTTTCCTATTTAATCTGTCAATGCAAAATGGGGATTTTAATGTACTGCTTATGTGTGTTTATTCTTCTAAAGATGGACCAATAGCCATGGTTGGCTCTGCAGCCATGGGAGGGATTCTGCTGGCTTTGATAGAAGGTGCTGGAATCTTGCTAACGAGGTTTGCCTCTTCACAATTCCCAACTGGTGAGTGATTATCAGTTAAAGGGTAGTTTGTTTCATAAAAAAGCCCAACAGCAGCTGTAGAAGTTTGTATCTTACTGGAAAACGTGACCACCTTCCTGTATACAACGTAAAGAATTATGTCCATCCGAACaattttgtaaagcactttaattAAAAGCAGTTATGCATTTGTTATGTCTGCTCTAAGATGTGTcagtttatttattaattttctcACATTTTAGATGGTTGATTTATTGAGATATCCAAATATAAATTCCCATCTTGATGGATTACTTTCTATAAAATGTAGTATGTCATATATGATAAAAGGgtgctaaaaaataaactttgccTGCCAATAAATGGTTCTCTTCAGTACTACTGCCAGTTTAATAGTATACAGTAATTACATTTTAGTTTACACATTTGcgcagcttaaaaaaaaaagggagagctCTAAACCTGCATTATAGTATTGAATTTAAAAACGGGAGAAAAATGAAATGCAATGGAGAAACTGCTGTGTAGCCTTGAATTGTCCTGACCGAGTAAaatctttatttctttgtaaAAACCATAAGATGCACTAAGAATGATTTAGAGATGGTTTACTTCGTTCCATGCTTATCAATGattacatttggaaaaaaagaaagggccctttcttctgattattcaattcaattcaattcaattcaattttatttatatagcgtctaatacaacagagttgtctctagacgctttacagagacccatacccagaacatgacccccgagcagttattacataaacaatggcaggtaaaaactcccctagtgggagaaaaaccttaagccaaacagtggcaaggaaaaactcccctttaggagggaagaaaccttgagcaggaccgggctcatcaggggggaccctcctgccgagggccagactggtgggtcagggacggcaacagcacagcaggcaggtggaagcagcaacgggatgaccgggggtggggaccgcaggccagcacacagctcccgaagctccggcccaatcagcaagtcccaggttggggtgcagggtcaggaaaagacttgtgctccgtaatgcaagctacaagccacccacggccacctgcaggacaaaagagagaaaagggaggagaagggggggccagcaacgggatgaccaggggtggggaccgcaggccagcacgcagctcctgaagctccggcccaatcagcaagtcccaggttggggtgcagggtcggggaaagacttgtgctccgtaatgcaagctacaagccacccacgaccacctgcaggttccggtgtccggcaaaggatgctgcaacatggacaaaagagagaaaagggaggagaagggggggccagcacaagaaaccacaggagcgactctgacacactaaagtttacactacctagagatttaccaacaccagctagaggtttactaaacactaactataggctttactaaacagaaatgttttaagtttagttttaaaggtggaggtggtgtcagcccccttaacccagattggaagttggttccatagtagtggcgcctgatagcagaacgcccgccctccaaatctacatttagatactctaggaactacgagtaaacctgcactctgagaacggagagctctgacaggaacataaggcactatcaggtcttgcaaataatgcggagctaagccgttttgggctttatacgcaagtaataaaattttaaattggattctgaattttacgggtaaccaatggagcgacgctaacactggagagacgtggtctctcctgctaattcctgtcagtactcgtgctgctgcattttggatcagctggagcctattcagcaatttacttggacatcctgctaacaacacattacagtaatctagtctagaagatacaaacgcatgaactagtttttctgcatcactctgtgagaggattttcctaatctttgcaatattacggagatggaaaaaggctattttacaaacctgattgacatatggtttaaacgacaaatcctgatcgaaaataacaccaagatttctcacagttgcactggaagccatcgcaacaccatctaatcccttcctaagatgctctggaccaagaatgataacctccgttttatctgaatttagaagcaggaaatttctggacatccagtccttgatgtccctaagacatgcctgaagtttaactaacggttctgtttcatccggcttcatagacaaatagagctgcgtatcatcagcataacaatgaaagtgtatgccgtgattctggattatacttcccaacggctgcatgtataaactgaacaagattggccctagcactgaaccctgcggaacaccataacagacccttgactgttctgaagaaacctcatgtacatgaacaaactggaacctgtcagataggtatgatttaaaccaacatagagctgtccctttaatcccaacaacatgctctaacctgtgcagtaaaatgccatgatctatagtgtcaaaagcagcactgaggtccagtagaaccagtatggacactaatcccttatctgaggccataaggaggtcattcgtgactcgaacaagtgctgtctctgtgctatgatgcattctgaaccctgactgaaagacttcaaacagatcatttctatacaaatagtcacataactggcttgaaactgccttttccagaattttagacacaaatggaaggttggaaattggtctataattagctaaggtgtctgggtcaagagaaggttttttaagtaaaggtttaattactgcgactttgaaaacctgtggtacatatcctaaacttagggataagttaatttggtccagtattgtcgtaccaataagagaaaaaatatgtttgaatagtcgagtcgggatggggtctaacatacatgtggttgacttagctctattaacgagtgaagtcagctcagggaggtctataggatcaaaacagtctagagacaagtcagagcctagggaagtcgctaaagctgaagaaacacctacaaccggctggttgatttcttctctaattctcgcgattttactgtttaagaagcccataaagtcctcactactgagagctgcaggaatgcacggctcaacagagttgtgactctttgtcagcctggctacagtgctgaacagaaaacgtgggttacttttgttatcctctatcaacgttgaataataagctgttctggctttgcgaatggcttttttatatactattagaatatctttccattcacgatgagagtctacagacctacaagagtaccacttcctttccattttacgcacgttttgtttcaacatgcggatatctgaattataccagggagttaagctcctgtggctagaaaccctccttttcaaaggagcaacttcatctaaagctgaatgcaacaaatcagcagtgttactagcaaggaaatcaacatctgcagaggtagaacccaggtcactggcctcggctacatcactatttcgcactgtcgtaagataagcaatggcctccctaaatttaacaataacttcatcagacaaacatctgctaaaataatacctcctattttgcacttcaacatcaacaaaattaaattcaaacgttattaagtaatggtcggataaaagggagtttacaggtgacaccaacagaccatcagtttcaacaccgtaggtgagaacgagatcgagagtatgattaaaacagtgcgtcggtttatccactttttgtgagatacccattgattctagaagagaatcgaaggctaatttaagattatcgctttcaacatccatatgaatgttaaaatcacccactatgatgaatttatctgtgctgatcaataatccagaaaggaaatctgaaaattcagacaaaaactccagatacgcaccagcagggggccggtacactaccactaacacaactggcttctctgatttccagctcggaaatttcagactaagcgtgaggctttcaaatgtattatagttgcacttaggttcaatttttgtttcgagaccggagttataaattgctgcgactcctccgcctcggcccgtgcttctaggaatgtgatgattaaagtagccgggcggagttgattcattcaaactaacatactcttcctcctgtaaccatgtttctgttaagcagaaaatatcactcctgctctctgtaattatatcatttactaacagagacttagagcttaatgatcgtatatttagtagtccgcatctaatttttaggtctgtaattggtaccaaatgtacattggttttaatttttacaaggttatcttggttaacgcctctataacgctgcacctggtgaacttttggagggcggggaactgcaaccacttctattttgctaggcacctggccagagtcgccaatatcatgtaatcctacagttttagagtcgctaattacataatgcaatcctacagttttgttggcaggcgttggtccttgagaagcaacagatgtgtcgctgagtggggaaaaacagttagacacatgaagcgggtggtggtgttctgtgagccctttaagactacccttcctccgaaccgtcacccagctgccctgcctggccggctgccggggagctgcaggggagcggttacgctcagctgctacgggccggtccgcagaggattctatcggactatggtctagttggccaaaccggacctctaactgactaagcctcgcctccagccctgttaaactacagctctgcatcctggcctggaccctgcattgtcagggggagtgtctaataacattggccagatttctagacataagagctgcaccatcccgggtgggatgaatgccgtcccttctaatcagaccgggctttccccagaatgtctcccagttgtcaataaagtccacgtcgttttctgaacaccactgagacaaccagcggcggagcgagagcatgcgactaaacatgtcatcgctggtcagattggggagggggccagaaaaacctacagagtccgacatggtcttggcgaagttacacaccgagacaatattcattctggttacttccgactggcgaagacgggagtcattagctccgacattgatgataactttaccatatttacgattaccctttgccagtagcttcaaatttgcttctatgtcgcccgctctggcccccgggatacacctaactaaggtctctggagtcggcttcacatgtctcacaatagagtctccaatcaccagggtctgtttctcaacagatgtgtcgctgagtggggaaaaacggttagacacctgaagcgggtggtggtgttctgtgagccctttaagactacccttcctccgaaccgtcacccagctgccctgcctggccggctgctcgggagctgcaggggagcggttacgctcagctgctacgggccggtccgcagaggattctatcggactatggtctagttggccaaaccggacctctaactgactgagcctcgcctccagccctgcaaataagctacactttaagcacttaccgtcttcactaaaggaggcagaggaataactaaacatttcacacactgagcaggaaagaggtgaagcggtgggagccggagcggccatgctaagatgctaacggaggctaacggacagaaaatgtatcggtgattggtgacagtgaaagttacggaagagaaaatgagcgagtgttgaaataaagacagtaatgtaccagatatagtgctattttaccagaaaacagtctaagttttagataaaaagtcgggagagatctgagcctgcaaacgccgtgagacggcagcagcacagaccgcaacaccaggaagtgacgcgatgcgtgacgcaatacgttacccctCTATCTCTATTACCGATTATAATAAACCTGGTGTGGCTCTCTTACTTTATAAGCCTCAAAAAGTACGTTTGCCAGCGGTATTAAAGGTTGAACATAAAGATGCTTTTAGGTGTTGCATTTCATCTGAACATTTTGGTGAATTTTGACAGTTTCAGTTGTGGCTTTTTGGAATATCCTGAAAACAGTAACACTGACTATGAGTAGATGTAAATTTGTTATTAGACTTATGATACATATTTTCTATCTCATTAGTACATAGCCCCAGTTATATTTACTTAGACTACTTGTTGGCCtcaatttcatttatttccttttgttttcctttgtaGGCCCCCAGTTTGCAGAGGAACCTACTCCTGCTCCAATGCCCACCCCACCTTTCGGAGACTACAGACAATATCAGTGAGAGGACTCCCTACCCTCTAGGCCTTTTTTTGAATTCCTTGCTGAagttaaaaagaagaaatggaGGTGCAGAATGTCATCGCGTCACACAGTAGAAGCTCTACTCAACTTTATGGACAGTGTCAGAGATGTGAACGAGAGAACTTTCATTTTCCTTCTCATAAGAGCCACGTACATCTATCTGCCTTTTGCCATTCTCAGCCTTGTCATGTGCATCTGTGTCACCTGACACCTCTGGAATGAGAAAACGAGGTGTGCTTTCCAttgtgttcacatgcagttgtATTGCACATATCCTGGCAGATGAGCTCTGAAGGAGTTGAATGCTGGAAAAAAACCGCGTCAAACATGGAACACGATGAATTATGTACATATACAGTAAAGATTTCCTCTTGTATTCACTTATATTAGTCTTTATTTGCCATCAATGCCAGATGCTTGGGCTGGCCTCTTATTCAGAGTCGTGAAGGCAGAGTTCTATTAGGCACAATGCCATTCCTGGATTATTAGTTTcttttaaagttatttattttagattGTTAAAGAGTTGTATCAGATTGTTCTTTAATGTGACAGtgatatgtacttttttttttaccttcatCATCCATATGTGGAAAAGACTGCTATTGACAATGGATGGCACAGGTTCAAATAAATGGAGAAACTTAAGCAAGGGATTGACGCATATTCTGTTAAATCTGTTTAACAGATTGTACAATAAAGACCATAAATTGTAAAGTGTGCCTTTTGAATCCTTATAAGTGCAACTATACCATAGGTTCTATTCAAATTCATGAAATTATTaatgaaaatgtttatttttaagaTTATGTCACATAAAGTTTAAACCATGCTACCTGTACATTAGTTTACCCCACTCCACTAGAGGGTGCTAGTTGCAAAAATACAAGTCGGTCTCTGGCTGTAAGCATGCAGCTGTTTCTATGAAGTACAAAATGGATAAGAAAGGATTACTTTCCTCTCACATCACACACTGTCTTGCATGTGTTATTTCTTTAAAATGATTAGTTTTAGATGTGAAGGAGGCTGAATGTGACAGGAATGTGATGAAACTTTAGTGGCATGCCAGCAAACATGACGTGAGAGGGTCAGGATTGTTTATTACTGGtggagctgcatgctggagaCTTGAATCATAATACTAAAACTGGACTTGTCTAAAACGGGCcagaatattatataatatgagAATATCAAGACAATAATCCGATTAAATAGAAAGTTTGATCGATAATTAGGTTTACAAATTGACAGATTAAGACACCTTGTTTAACATCAAACAACCCCTTACAATATTCTTAATTTTATAAAGAAAACAGtttatgttgatatttttaGAATAAGAATATTTATCAAttactttttgttttgaaaatgatgTTTTACTACTTGGATTTAATGAAA
This genomic window from Cololabis saira isolate AMF1-May2022 chromosome 8, fColSai1.1, whole genome shotgun sequence contains:
- the timm17a gene encoding mitochondrial import inner membrane translocase subunit Tim17-A encodes the protein MEEYAREPCPWRIVDDCGGAFTMGAIGGGIFQAVKGFRNAPSGMNHRMRGSLTAIKTRAPQLGGSFAVWGGLFSMIDCGLVKVRGKEDPWNSITSGAMTGAILAARNGPIAMVGSAAMGGILLALIEGAGILLTRFASSQFPTGPQFAEEPTPAPMPTPPFGDYRQYQ